A part of Anabas testudineus chromosome 7, fAnaTes1.2, whole genome shotgun sequence genomic DNA contains:
- the LOC113166970 gene encoding F-box only protein 44-like: protein MKRKKAMGGTSSSSSRTAASETETAASETETAASETETAASRWFSVPMEILEKLFLNLPPKEVVCTCRLVCRQWKEVADSEYLWTERCRRERYHLRDVSRTPKDWRLFYFLCKKRRNLLKNPREEDQLLGWKILEKVYDKSSNSYYFCKKSQLIDLEREGYNPEFMDHFQPDIKISDWYAPRWDCPSQYEICVELLNQKKKPVHTFAPETIVFGPWNIGIWHQMTHVFQNYGPGVRYIRFTHGRDKSKYWGGWYGLRITDSCVEICPSVETQ, encoded by the exons atgaaaaggaaaaaagctaTGGGGGGAACTTCCAGCTCCTCAAGCAGGACAGCGGCgtctgagacagagacagcggcgtctgagacagagacagcggcgtctgagacagagacagcggCATCAAGG TGGTTCTCTGTTCCTATGGAGATCCTGGAGAAGCTCTTCCTGAATCTTCCTCCTAAGGAGGTAGTCTGTACCTGTCGGCTGGTGTGTCGTCAGTGGAAAGAAGTGGCTGACAGTGAGTATTTGTGGACTGAAAGGTGCAGAAGAGAAAGATATCACCTGCGGGATGTTTCCAGAACACCCAAAGACTGGAGGTTGTTTTACTTCTTGTGCAAGAAGAGAAGAAACCTTCTGAAGAATCCAAGAGAAGAAG ATCAACTTCTGGGTTGGAAGATATTGGAAAAAGTTTATGATAAATCCTCAAACTCATATTA tttttgCAAGAAGTCACAGCTCATAGATTTGGAGAGAGAAGGTTACAACCCAGAATTTATGGATCACTTCCAGCCAGACATCAAAATATCTGACTG GTATGCACCACGGTGGGACTGTCCCAGTCAGTATGAGATCTGTGTAGAGTTGCTGAATCAAAAAAAGAAGCCCGTCCACACCTTTGCTCCTGAAACGATTGTCTTTGGGCCGTGGAACATTGGGATATGGCATCAG atgacCCATGTTTTCCAGAATTATGGACCAGGAGTGAGATACATCCGATTTACTCATGGGAGAGACAAGTCAAAGTACTGGGGAGGATGGTACGGGCTTCGAatcactgacagctgtgttgaGATCTGTCCATCAGTAGAAACACAATAA